A genomic window from Pecten maximus chromosome 4, xPecMax1.1, whole genome shotgun sequence includes:
- the LOC117325538 gene encoding EARP and GARP complex-interacting protein 1-like: protein MDDEAPVIYGLEFQARALSAQTAETDKIRFLVGTQSLRAENQIHHIDFDDENNIINKIVYIHREGEIWDISSSTLDNNLLATCYNKTSESKTEMRGAVWKLPADYDSCQLEDQSSHQSLQLVCHLDNTDYGDMKSVLWHPTGDSSNLIGLSDNHILLWDLDSSSNTAKLTASAELESKGQPKMTCGRWNPHHNSQQVATANDTAIRGWDIRSMQQVYVIENAHGQLVRDVDFNPNKQYYLASCGDDCKVKFWDTRNPTEPLKVLSEHSHWVWAVRYNHFHDQLVLSSSSDSRVILNNIVSLSSEPFGHLVENDDDSDEDQQIENRSTEVPKDGVIATYEEHEDSVYATDWSSADPWVFASLSYDGRLVINRVPRAEKYKILL from the exons GCCAGAGCATTGTCTGCCCAAACAGCAGAGACGGATAAGATACGCTTTCTAGTGGGCACACAGTCACTTAGGGCAGAAAACCAA ATCCACCACATAGACTTTGATGATGAAAACAACATCATAAACAAGATTGTATACATACATCGGGAGGGAGAGATCTGGGACATCAGTTCCTCAACCCTGGACAATAATCTCCTCGCAACCTGTTATAACAAAA CATCAGAATCCAAAACAGAGATGCGAGGGGCTGTATGGAAACTTCCAGCAGACTACGACAGCTGTCAGTTGGAGGACCAGTCTTCCCATCAGTCTTTGCAGCTAGTGTGTCACCTTGACAACACAGACTATGGGGACATGAAAAG TGTCCTTTGGCATCCGACTGGTGATAGCAGTAATCTGATTGGTTTGTCAGACAACCATATTCTCCTCTGGGATCTTGACAGCTCTTCAAATACTGCAAAG CTGACTGCCTCTGCCGAATTAGAGAGTAAGGGTCAGCCCAAGATGACCTGTGGCCGGTGGAATCCGCATCACAATAGTCAGCAGGTGGCCACTGCCAATGACACCGCTATACGGGGATGGGACATCCGTTCCATGCA ACAGGTATATGTGATTGAGAATGCCCATGGTCAGCTGGTCAGGGATGTGGACTTCAATCCAAATAAACAGTATTACCTAGCCAGTTGTGGAGATGACTGTAAGGTGAAGTTTTGGGACACCAGGAATCCTACAGAGCCACTTAAAGTTTTATCAGAACATTCACACTG GGTATGGGCAGTGAGGTACAACCACTTCCACGATCAGCTGGTCCTGTCATCCAGCAGCGACAGTCGTGTCATCCTCAacaatattgtatcattgtCATCTGAACCATTTGGACACCTTGTGGAGAATGATGATGATAGTGATGAGGATCAACAGATTGAGAATCG TTCTACTGAAGTGCCAAAGGATGGAGTAATAGCCACTTATGAGGAACACGAGGACAGTGTGTATGCTACTGACTGGTCATCTGCGGACCCGTGGGTCTTTGCCTCCCTTAGTTATGACGGACGTCTAGTCATCAACAGAGTACCAAGAGCAGAGAAATACAagattttattatga